In the genome of Candidatus Alcyoniella australis, one region contains:
- a CDS encoding WxcM-like domain-containing protein — MGGVLVVCTGNLCRSPLAAGYLSMRLADSGSGRIVASAGTHGVEGSPATPQACEVALENGFDISGHRGCEITIAMLEQYALVLLMERSQREHLAQLYPEWSNKLRLLSEFGPHDGPVDIPDPYGAPVEQYRHVFSLMRPCLDNFAAWWADQHLVGGVLIIKATTGSDQRGWSSHLAQIMPWPLREMRNVHAVELLPAAVRGNHLHQSTNEAILVIGGPCEAVFCKDGDVAKVVCAQHGPVLIAIPAGTAHAFRNFSDSPIELICLTDREFDPQEPDQIRVELIA, encoded by the coding sequence ATGGGCGGAGTGCTGGTGGTCTGCACCGGCAACCTGTGCCGCAGCCCGCTGGCCGCAGGCTATTTATCGATGCGTCTTGCTGATTCAGGTTCAGGGCGTATCGTGGCCTCGGCAGGCACCCACGGGGTCGAGGGGTCGCCTGCAACTCCCCAAGCCTGCGAGGTGGCTTTAGAGAACGGATTCGACATCAGCGGCCATCGCGGTTGCGAAATCACGATCGCGATGCTCGAACAATACGCATTGGTGCTGCTGATGGAACGCAGCCAGCGCGAGCATTTGGCGCAGCTCTACCCTGAATGGTCAAACAAACTTCGACTGCTCAGCGAGTTCGGACCGCATGACGGGCCGGTTGATATACCCGATCCCTACGGTGCGCCGGTCGAACAATATCGGCACGTCTTCTCGCTGATGCGACCGTGTCTCGATAATTTTGCCGCTTGGTGGGCGGATCAACACCTGGTGGGCGGCGTGCTGATAATCAAGGCGACCACCGGATCAGATCAGCGCGGCTGGTCGAGCCATCTGGCCCAGATCATGCCCTGGCCGCTACGCGAGATGCGCAACGTGCACGCTGTGGAGCTGCTGCCCGCGGCTGTGCGCGGCAACCACCTGCACCAATCGACCAACGAGGCGATCCTGGTGATCGGCGGTCCGTGCGAGGCCGTATTTTGCAAAGACGGCGATGTGGCGAAGGTGGTCTGCGCGCAACATGGTCCGGTGTTGATCGCGATTCCCGCTGGCACGGCCCACGCCTTTCGCAATTTTTCGGATTCGCCGATCGAGCTGATCTGTCTGACCGATCGTGAGTTCGATCCGCAAGAGCCTGATCAGATCCGGGTGGAGCTGATCGCCTAA
- a CDS encoding Mur ligase family protein, which produces MSNNSTNYNDYYYIPPDLRPLPPQHSQRIYMIGICGMGMGTLASMLKQSGREVIGSDSAIYPPMSEHLASQGITVLPGYDPANLERPIDLVVVGNVVRKDNPEAASTVQRGLPYVSMAEMLEREFISGRTSVVISGTHGKTTTSGLTAWALQQARMSPGFMVGGILRNFGSSHALPGGPESPFVCEGDEYDTAYFDKGPKFLHYRPEVLLLNNVEFDHADIYQNLDHVLWAFNTLLDRMDPAGTVVAGIDCPNVRRLVQDRKQRVISYATACDAQIRACSWKFDAGLTTIETAIEGQSVEPIATPLIGEHNVRNVLACYGACRRLGVDESVFRKAMLTFQGMARRSQVLLDGAVKLIDDFAHHPTAVATTLDGLRAAHPGRRLVAAFEPRSATSRSNRFQEQYTVALNRADIVFLAPLHQPERLLPEQRLDLEQIAEQLRLAGRNCSVGRSHEELSVAMLECIEPGDVVVLMSNGGFGGLPRKLAQALERK; this is translated from the coding sequence ATGAGTAACAATAGCACTAATTACAACGATTATTACTACATTCCGCCCGACCTGAGGCCCTTGCCGCCGCAGCATTCGCAGCGGATTTACATGATCGGCATCTGTGGAATGGGCATGGGCACCTTGGCCTCAATGCTCAAGCAGTCCGGGCGCGAGGTGATCGGTTCGGACTCGGCGATCTACCCGCCGATGAGCGAGCACTTGGCATCCCAGGGAATCACGGTGCTGCCCGGGTACGATCCGGCCAACCTCGAACGGCCCATCGACCTGGTGGTCGTGGGCAACGTTGTGCGCAAGGACAACCCCGAGGCAGCGTCGACTGTCCAGCGTGGACTGCCCTACGTTTCAATGGCCGAAATGCTCGAGCGCGAGTTCATCAGCGGCCGCACCTCGGTTGTGATATCCGGCACCCACGGCAAGACCACTACCTCCGGGTTGACGGCCTGGGCCCTGCAGCAGGCCCGGATGAGCCCCGGATTCATGGTCGGCGGTATCCTGCGCAACTTCGGCTCCAGCCATGCGCTGCCCGGCGGCCCGGAATCGCCCTTTGTCTGCGAGGGGGACGAGTACGATACCGCCTACTTTGATAAGGGCCCCAAGTTCCTGCACTACCGGCCCGAAGTGCTGCTGCTGAACAATGTCGAGTTCGATCACGCGGACATCTATCAAAACTTGGATCACGTGTTGTGGGCCTTTAACACGCTGCTTGATCGCATGGACCCCGCAGGCACGGTAGTCGCCGGAATCGATTGCCCGAACGTGCGAAGACTTGTGCAAGACCGCAAACAGCGCGTGATCAGCTATGCCACGGCTTGCGACGCCCAGATCAGGGCGTGCAGTTGGAAATTCGACGCCGGCTTGACCACCATCGAGACAGCGATCGAGGGACAATCCGTGGAGCCGATTGCGACACCGTTGATCGGCGAGCACAACGTGCGCAACGTGCTTGCCTGCTACGGCGCCTGTCGCCGGCTGGGAGTTGACGAGTCCGTATTCAGGAAGGCGATGCTCACGTTCCAGGGCATGGCGCGGCGCTCGCAGGTGCTGCTCGACGGAGCGGTCAAACTGATCGACGACTTCGCCCATCACCCCACGGCAGTGGCCACAACCCTCGATGGACTGCGTGCAGCCCACCCTGGACGCCGACTTGTCGCGGCGTTCGAGCCGCGGTCGGCAACCAGCCGTAGCAACCGCTTTCAGGAGCAGTATACCGTAGCGCTGAACCGCGCCGACATCGTGTTCCTCGCTCCGCTGCACCAGCCCGAACGACTGCTGCCGGAACAACGTCTCGATTTGGAGCAAATCGCCGAACAGTTACGGCTTGCCGGACGTAACTGCAGCGTAGGCCGCAGCCACGAGGAGCTGTCCGTGGCAATGCTCGAGTGCATTGAACCCGGCGACGTGGTCGTGCTGATGAGCAACGGCGGATTCGGCGGGCTGCCGCGTAAACTGGCGCAGGCATTGGAGCGCAAATGA
- a CDS encoding alkaline phosphatase family protein, whose translation MTKHNSSRLIIIAGDGMDPRICDRMIAAGELPTLARLCHGKTIARLGTTLPSQSPVAWTTALTGVNPGRHGIFDFLRRDPQNYLPSIGLYDYGPNGFVTRRRAPLVSELLARQGIRSLLLRIPGTFPPPQGAGDVLCGQGTPDLVGAWGRSAVYETGREREAGSVMGVRLLPLKPIDGGFCANIFGPEGHTLELRLDRVSSDGALLRLGGSEIVLARGELSDWLSLQFGSGDDAVHGQIRCLLLLGGPAPRLYCSAVMVDPLEPAFAVSEPAGLSRSLAQSFGRFATLGWAEDTWALIEGLTGFDDFLNEVERNLELIERMTWWAVHESDYRMVFTCFEHTDRVAHLLGHLADPDHPRHDPALAKRYGAELFKAYRRIDAFCGKLLDSMGPQDTLLVISDHGFSPFAWQVNLNSWLAAEGYLTVRDELPHERTLDELFEHTCFLSNVAWQGTSAYNVGLSSIYLNLEGREGGGIVPRGRSSAELLDRISRGLLELRHQGRPVVRRVLRTDRELWGTAMADAPDLTVCFAPGFRTAWQSSLGALSPDVIFDNMGPWASDHCSSDPLDVPGILAANRPISKSDPWLADVGATMAAFFNVEPDEPLDGQDLFAKDR comes from the coding sequence ATGACAAAGCACAACAGCTCGCGACTTATCATCATCGCCGGAGACGGAATGGATCCGCGGATTTGCGACCGAATGATCGCCGCGGGAGAGCTTCCGACGTTGGCGCGGCTGTGCCACGGAAAGACGATCGCGCGTCTGGGCACCACGCTTCCCTCGCAGTCGCCAGTGGCCTGGACCACGGCGTTGACCGGTGTCAATCCTGGGCGTCATGGGATCTTCGATTTTCTACGACGCGATCCACAGAACTACCTGCCGTCCATCGGGCTCTACGATTACGGTCCCAATGGATTCGTCACCCGCCGCCGTGCGCCGCTGGTCAGCGAACTGCTGGCCAGGCAGGGGATTCGCAGCCTGCTGTTGCGCATTCCGGGCACGTTCCCGCCGCCCCAGGGCGCGGGCGACGTGTTGTGCGGCCAGGGCACGCCCGACCTGGTCGGCGCCTGGGGGCGCTCGGCAGTCTATGAAACGGGCCGCGAACGCGAGGCCGGTAGCGTAATGGGTGTGCGCCTGCTGCCGCTCAAGCCGATCGATGGCGGATTTTGCGCAAATATCTTTGGCCCCGAAGGCCACACGCTGGAGCTGCGGTTGGACCGTGTGTCGTCTGATGGCGCGCTGCTGCGCTTGGGCGGCAGTGAGATCGTTCTGGCGCGCGGTGAACTCAGCGACTGGCTCTCGCTGCAATTCGGCTCAGGCGACGATGCTGTTCACGGCCAGATCCGCTGCCTGCTGCTACTGGGTGGTCCGGCGCCGCGTCTCTACTGCTCGGCGGTGATGGTCGATCCCCTCGAACCCGCGTTCGCCGTGAGCGAGCCCGCGGGACTGAGTCGGTCGCTGGCCCAATCGTTCGGCCGCTTTGCCACGCTGGGCTGGGCCGAGGACACCTGGGCTCTGATCGAAGGGCTGACCGGTTTCGACGATTTTCTCAACGAGGTCGAACGCAACCTAGAGCTGATCGAACGCATGACCTGGTGGGCGGTGCACGAGTCCGACTACCGGATGGTGTTCACCTGTTTTGAACATACCGACCGCGTGGCGCACCTGCTGGGCCACCTTGCCGATCCCGACCATCCACGCCACGACCCGGCGTTGGCCAAGCGTTACGGAGCCGAGCTGTTCAAGGCCTATCGCCGCATTGACGCGTTCTGCGGCAAGCTGCTGGACAGCATGGGACCGCAAGACACGCTGCTGGTAATCAGCGACCACGGTTTCTCCCCCTTCGCCTGGCAGGTCAACCTCAACTCCTGGCTCGCGGCCGAGGGCTACCTGACGGTGCGCGATGAGCTGCCGCACGAGCGGACCCTTGACGAGCTGTTCGAGCACACCTGTTTTTTATCAAACGTCGCCTGGCAGGGGACCAGCGCTTACAACGTCGGCCTGAGTTCGATCTACCTCAACCTCGAGGGGCGCGAGGGGGGCGGGATCGTGCCTCGCGGCCGCTCGTCCGCGGAGCTGCTCGATCGGATCTCGCGCGGGCTGCTGGAGCTACGGCACCAGGGTCGGCCGGTGGTGCGGCGCGTGCTGCGCACGGATCGCGAGCTTTGGGGCACGGCAATGGCCGACGCTCCGGACCTGACGGTCTGTTTTGCGCCGGGTTTTCGTACCGCATGGCAAAGCTCGCTGGGCGCACTGTCGCCTGACGTGATATTTGACAACATGGGTCCGTGGGCCTCGGATCACTGCTCGTCCGATCCGCTGGACGTGCCCGGAATTCTGGCGGCCAACCGACCGATCAGCAAAAGCGATCCATGGTTGGCCGACGTGGGGGCCACAATGGCGGCGTTTTTCAATGTCGAACCCGACGAGCCGCTTGACGGCCAAGACCTGTTCGCGAAGGACAGATGA
- a CDS encoding peptidylprolyl isomerase: MHKRTLSAVITISALLLIASMALAAEENKLEPGLYAIMQTSMGEITIKLFDDKAPMTVANFVELATAKKEWTDRGGQKIKSRFYDGLIFHRVIPDFMIQAGCPQGTGAGGPGYTFQDEFDPSLKFSHPGMLAMANRGPGTNGSQFFITEAATPWLNNKHTIFGEVVEGMDVVKKISRANTAAMDKPIKDVVIEHVEIKQVTAE, encoded by the coding sequence ATGCATAAAAGAACCCTGAGTGCCGTAATAACGATATCGGCGTTGCTGCTGATCGCCTCAATGGCCTTGGCAGCAGAGGAGAACAAATTGGAACCAGGACTGTATGCGATTATGCAAACGAGCATGGGCGAGATTACGATTAAGTTGTTCGACGACAAGGCGCCGATGACCGTCGCCAACTTCGTCGAGCTGGCCACGGCAAAAAAGGAGTGGACCGACCGCGGCGGCCAGAAGATAAAGAGCCGTTTCTACGACGGGTTGATCTTCCATCGCGTGATCCCGGACTTCATGATCCAGGCCGGATGCCCGCAGGGCACGGGCGCGGGCGGACCGGGCTATACCTTCCAGGACGAGTTCGATCCGAGCCTGAAGTTCAGCCATCCGGGTATGCTGGCAATGGCCAACCGCGGACCGGGAACCAACGGCAGCCAGTTCTTCATTACCGAGGCCGCCACGCCGTGGTTGAACAACAAGCACACGATTTTCGGCGAAGTAGTTGAGGGTATGGACGTGGTGAAGAAAATCTCCCGCGCGAACACTGCGGCCATGGACAAGCCGATCAAGGACGTTGTGATCGAGCACGTCGAGATCAAGCAGGTCACGGCCGAATAG
- a CDS encoding DUF362 domain-containing protein, with the protein MTALVGAARCQQYDRDLISQAFALALERAGGWPAAIGPGRKVLVKPNLLLPVAPEKAVTTHPEVLRAVLKNLLELGADVCVGEEPGMLPIDQVRRAFTATGTAAVCDELGVEYFTFQDHGYCELTVPEGQQTQTLFVAQDIVDADAVISLAKAKTHMQAMFTGAVKNMFGTIPARERKRLHTLAQYEAFNESLVDILAVARPTFSVMDAVVGMSGRGPSEGTIEQIGWLLCGSDPVAVDRATAELMGFSKVRIHYLDHATARGLGESRIEHIELRGMNLASDALKLAPPPTWFRNMPRLFYRMFYGMLWIRPVINVDRCQRCETCANACPAECITFDPLPRIDPERCIECFCCHELCPHGAVDERMGLARRLAMKFGLG; encoded by the coding sequence ATGACGGCCCTTGTCGGCGCGGCGCGTTGCCAGCAGTACGATCGCGATCTGATTTCGCAGGCCTTTGCCCTGGCCCTGGAACGCGCCGGAGGGTGGCCCGCTGCTATCGGCCCTGGGCGCAAGGTGCTGGTAAAGCCCAACCTGCTGCTGCCTGTGGCACCGGAAAAGGCGGTCACGACCCACCCTGAGGTATTACGGGCCGTGCTTAAAAACCTGCTGGAGTTGGGCGCCGATGTTTGCGTGGGCGAGGAGCCGGGCATGCTGCCCATTGATCAAGTGCGCCGCGCTTTTACGGCGACGGGCACGGCCGCGGTCTGCGACGAGCTGGGAGTCGAGTACTTCACCTTTCAAGACCACGGATATTGCGAGCTGACGGTTCCTGAGGGACAGCAAACGCAAACGTTGTTCGTGGCCCAGGACATTGTCGACGCGGACGCGGTGATCAGCCTGGCCAAGGCCAAGACCCACATGCAGGCGATGTTCACCGGAGCGGTAAAAAACATGTTCGGTACGATCCCCGCCCGCGAGCGCAAACGGCTGCACACCCTGGCGCAATATGAGGCGTTCAACGAATCGCTGGTCGATATTCTGGCCGTTGCCCGTCCGACCTTTTCAGTGATGGACGCGGTGGTCGGCATGTCCGGACGCGGACCCAGCGAGGGAACGATCGAACAGATCGGCTGGCTGCTTTGCGGATCCGACCCCGTGGCCGTGGACCGGGCGACCGCCGAGCTGATGGGTTTTAGCAAAGTGCGCATCCATTACCTGGATCATGCTACGGCTCGCGGATTGGGGGAATCGCGCATCGAACACATCGAGCTGCGCGGTATGAATTTGGCGTCCGACGCCCTGAAGCTTGCTCCGCCCCCGACCTGGTTTCGCAATATGCCGCGTCTGTTCTACCGCATGTTCTACGGCATGTTGTGGATCAGGCCGGTGATCAACGTTGATCGCTGCCAGCGTTGCGAGACCTGCGCCAATGCCTGCCCGGCGGAGTGCATCACCTTTGATCCGCTGCCGCGCATCGACCCCGAACGCTGTATCGAGTGCTTCTGTTGCCATGAGCTGTGCCCCCACGGCGCGGTGGACGAGCGCATGGGTCTGGCGCGTAGGTTGGCAATGAAGTTCGGGTTGGGTTAG
- a CDS encoding serine hydrolase domain-containing protein: MDDNGTTPAAWQSVVDLLETGRRDNLFSCYDLVAGRGDQTRSIRGGWAQREPEARKLDDNPIFDLGSLTKVICTTTLVMQAVDQGLMRLDQTVAELWPEFPAPWASKVTLTHLLSHSSGLAATRPYFEKMQGVGDILSRVAIDPLDATPGRVSIYSDLGFMVLGRILEIHLGARLDQLFYTRVAQPLGLEQTFFLPIERGKSSPQYPTERFVATERCRNRGRVLVAEVHDHNAWAMGGVVGHAGLFGTASDVFRFGRMTLDSWQGRGPLPTEQVRLFANRAQIVQGSDRALGWDTPSSGRSSSGTMFGSQAIGHLGYVGTSLWVDLQSGTLIVLLTNRVHPEDTAAGRRAMRAFRPGLHDVVWEALDPGLDT, translated from the coding sequence TTGGATGATAACGGAACCACCCCTGCCGCATGGCAGTCGGTCGTCGACCTGCTCGAAACAGGACGGCGCGATAATCTGTTCTCGTGCTACGATCTGGTAGCCGGCCGCGGCGACCAAACACGATCAATCCGCGGCGGTTGGGCCCAACGCGAGCCCGAGGCGCGAAAGCTCGACGACAATCCGATCTTCGATCTCGGATCGCTGACCAAGGTGATCTGCACCACAACTCTGGTGATGCAGGCCGTGGACCAGGGGCTGATGCGCCTGGATCAGACCGTGGCCGAGCTCTGGCCCGAGTTCCCGGCGCCTTGGGCCTCCAAGGTCACGCTGACCCACCTACTGAGCCACAGCTCGGGCCTGGCCGCCACCCGTCCATATTTTGAGAAGATGCAAGGAGTTGGCGACATCCTCTCGCGGGTGGCCATCGACCCGCTGGACGCCACGCCGGGCAGGGTTAGCATCTATTCGGATCTGGGTTTCATGGTGTTGGGCCGGATTCTCGAGATCCACCTCGGAGCGAGGCTCGACCAACTATTTTATACGCGCGTAGCCCAGCCGCTGGGACTGGAGCAGACGTTCTTTCTGCCCATTGAGCGCGGTAAGAGCTCGCCGCAATACCCCACCGAACGCTTCGTAGCAACCGAGCGTTGCCGCAATCGGGGCAGGGTGTTGGTGGCCGAGGTGCACGATCACAATGCCTGGGCCATGGGCGGCGTTGTCGGCCACGCCGGACTGTTCGGGACTGCATCAGATGTCTTTCGCTTCGGCCGGATGACACTCGATTCCTGGCAAGGCCGCGGGCCGCTGCCCACGGAACAGGTCAGGCTTTTCGCCAATCGCGCGCAGATCGTGCAGGGCTCGGACCGTGCACTGGGTTGGGACACGCCAAGCAGCGGCCGATCCTCATCAGGTACGATGTTCGGCAGCCAGGCTATCGGGCATCTGGGTTACGTGGGCACCAGCCTCTGGGTCGACCTGCAGAGCGGTACGCTGATCGTGCTGCTGACAAATCGGGTTCACCCGGAGGACACCGCAGCGGGCAGGCGCGCGATGCGCGCGTTCCGTCCCGGACTGCACGATGTTGTCTGGGAGGCACTTGACCCTGGTCTTGATACATAA
- a CDS encoding glycosyltransferase family 9 protein, translating to MIVRYDCCFYLGEKPCRFKRTCEGCDHYKPQGTRVLIIKLGAMGDCLRTTPLLRALDKLHQPLHVSWITDPASYPLLLHNPLIDRLLTLDLEAVLRLDVERFDLAYCFDKDPRAIAAMMRCRAQRKFGFGMTEHGSLCALNPESEYALRLGLDDPLKFEHNRKTYQQITFEMADMEFNAEPYLLELTDAEHSLAEQKLAKLGIASNERLIGLNTGAGAVFATKRWPVEHWIELGQMLSRAGHGRLLLLGGPEEVQRNAAIGEALGDAVVDTGTDNPLRVFAAIVSRLGLLVSADTLAMHLGLAQGVPCVALFGSTTPHEVECYGLCEKLVSDADCAPCYRSSCEDMRCMEGITPATVFAACKRVLAVD from the coding sequence ATGATCGTTCGCTACGACTGTTGCTTTTATCTGGGTGAGAAGCCCTGCCGTTTCAAGCGGACCTGCGAGGGTTGCGATCATTACAAGCCCCAGGGGACCCGCGTGCTGATCATCAAGCTCGGGGCGATGGGCGATTGCCTACGCACCACGCCGCTGCTGCGTGCATTGGATAAACTCCATCAGCCGCTGCACGTCAGCTGGATCACCGATCCGGCATCGTATCCGCTGCTGCTTCACAACCCGCTGATCGACCGGCTGCTGACCCTCGATCTGGAGGCCGTGCTGCGGCTGGACGTGGAGCGCTTTGACCTTGCGTACTGCTTTGACAAGGACCCGCGGGCAATCGCCGCGATGATGCGTTGCCGGGCCCAGCGCAAGTTCGGCTTTGGCATGACCGAGCACGGCTCGCTGTGCGCGTTGAACCCGGAGTCCGAGTACGCCCTGCGCCTGGGTCTGGACGATCCGCTGAAGTTTGAGCACAACCGCAAAACCTATCAGCAGATAACCTTCGAGATGGCCGACATGGAGTTCAACGCAGAACCATACTTGCTCGAGCTGACGGATGCAGAGCACAGCCTGGCCGAGCAAAAGTTGGCGAAGCTTGGAATCGCTTCCAATGAGCGGCTGATCGGGCTGAACACCGGAGCGGGCGCAGTCTTTGCCACCAAGCGCTGGCCGGTTGAACATTGGATCGAGCTGGGCCAAATGCTGAGCCGCGCCGGACACGGGCGGTTGCTGCTGCTCGGCGGCCCCGAGGAGGTCCAGCGCAACGCGGCTATTGGCGAGGCTCTGGGCGATGCGGTCGTCGATACGGGCACGGATAATCCGCTGCGCGTGTTCGCCGCCATTGTATCGCGCCTGGGACTGCTGGTCAGCGCCGACACCTTGGCGATGCACCTGGGGCTGGCGCAGGGCGTGCCGTGCGTGGCGCTGTTCGGCTCGACCACGCCGCACGAGGTCGAGTGCTACGGCCTCTGCGAAAAGCTCGTGTCGGACGCTGACTGCGCGCCGTGCTACCGATCCAGCTGCGAGGACATGCGCTGCATGGAGGGGATTACCCCCGCAACGGTCTTTGCCGCCTGCAAGCGGGTGCTGGCTGTTGATTGA
- a CDS encoding LD-carboxypeptidase, whose protein sequence is MRFVALKPGDTLGVFALSSPFDPQLLDKGVARIKEMGFAVKRASNLGLAEGYLAGEDEQRAAGFNELLHDSSVRALIAARGGYGCSRVLPLIEFEALEADPRPIIGCSDLTMLQMLLLARGLPCIHGPMVASQQMIQSDTGGNRLRSLLLRTDQPQPIRPEQGRVLRPGNADGKLIGGNLTMIVNALAAGVIGPELFDGALLFLEETNERQYRIDRMLTTLRLSSILERINGLILGSFLGDIDDTTLDRLALQSVGSRKIPIAAGFPVGHGDLNLALPLGVQARLQGVELSFG, encoded by the coding sequence ATGAGGTTTGTTGCGCTCAAACCGGGGGACACGCTGGGCGTGTTCGCGCTCTCCAGCCCCTTTGATCCGCAGCTGCTCGATAAGGGAGTAGCGCGAATCAAGGAGATGGGGTTTGCGGTTAAGCGGGCGTCCAACCTCGGGCTTGCGGAAGGCTACCTCGCGGGCGAGGACGAGCAGCGGGCAGCGGGATTCAACGAGTTGCTGCACGACAGCTCGGTGCGGGCCTTGATCGCGGCGCGCGGCGGCTACGGCTGTTCGCGCGTTTTACCGCTGATCGAGTTCGAAGCGCTCGAGGCTGACCCGCGACCGATAATCGGCTGCTCGGACTTGACGATGCTGCAGATGCTGCTGCTCGCACGCGGACTGCCGTGCATCCACGGCCCGATGGTCGCCTCGCAACAGATGATCCAGTCGGATACGGGTGGCAACCGGCTGCGTTCGCTGCTGCTGAGAACCGACCAGCCGCAGCCGATCAGACCGGAACAGGGCAGGGTGCTGCGTCCGGGTAACGCTGACGGGAAGTTGATCGGCGGCAATCTGACGATGATCGTCAATGCCCTGGCCGCGGGAGTGATCGGGCCGGAGCTGTTCGACGGCGCGCTGCTGTTTCTCGAGGAAACCAACGAACGGCAGTATCGCATCGATCGGATGCTGACTACGCTACGGCTCTCATCAATATTGGAACGAATCAACGGCCTGATCCTCGGAAGTTTTCTTGGCGATATCGACGACACGACCCTGGACCGGCTGGCGCTTCAAAGCGTCGGTTCACGCAAAATTCCGATAGCGGCCGGTTTCCCCGTCGGCCACGGCGACCTGAACCTGGCGTTGCCCCTGGGCGTTCAGGCGCGGCTGCAAGGCGTGGAGCTGAGCTTTGGATGA